A stretch of the Bacillus licheniformis DSM 13 = ATCC 14580 genome encodes the following:
- a CDS encoding phospho-sugar mutase, whose product MSWRTSYERWRNKENLDSELKALLLEAEGNEKELEDCFYKKLEFGTAGMRGEIGPGPNRMNVYTVRKASAGLAAYIGANGGEAKKRGVVIAYDSRHKSPEFAMEAAKTLAENGVQTYVFDELRPTPELSFAVRELNAFAGIVITASHNPPEYNGYKVYGEDGAQLPPADADKLTGYVNAIENELEIEAGDEAALTEKGLIKIIGEEIDQAYLDKLTSISVNPDLAKETEVKVIFTPLHGTANKSVRRGLKALGYEHVTVVPEQELPDPDFSTVSSPNPEEHAAFEYAIRLGEENGADILIGTDPDADRLGVAVKDQEGRYVVLTGNQTGALLLHYLLSQKQQKGMLPDNGVVLKTIVTSEMGRDIAASFGLDTIDTLTGFKFIGEKIKQFEASGEYAFQFGYEESYGYLIGDFARDKDAVQAALLAVEVCAFYKKQGKSLYDGLLELYKSFGFYREGLKSLTLKGKEGAEQIAAILSTFREQPPLSIAGKDVVSAEDYLTGKRTLLKENKRETIDLPKSNVLKYFLEDGSWFCLRPSGTEPKVKFYFAVKGRTNEESEALLNQLTDEVMKKIDDIVKATSNS is encoded by the coding sequence ATGAGCTGGAGAACGAGCTATGAACGCTGGAGAAACAAAGAAAACTTAGATTCCGAATTAAAAGCGCTTCTTTTGGAAGCGGAAGGAAATGAAAAAGAACTAGAGGATTGCTTTTATAAAAAACTTGAGTTTGGTACAGCCGGTATGCGCGGTGAGATCGGACCGGGCCCGAACCGCATGAACGTTTATACGGTTCGCAAAGCATCGGCGGGCCTTGCCGCATACATAGGAGCGAACGGCGGCGAAGCAAAAAAGCGCGGCGTTGTGATCGCGTACGATTCCCGCCACAAATCGCCTGAATTTGCAATGGAAGCTGCTAAGACGCTCGCAGAAAACGGCGTTCAAACGTACGTGTTTGACGAACTGCGCCCGACACCTGAACTTTCCTTTGCGGTAAGAGAACTGAATGCGTTTGCAGGTATTGTCATCACGGCGAGCCATAACCCGCCTGAATACAACGGCTATAAAGTGTACGGAGAGGACGGCGCGCAGCTTCCGCCTGCTGATGCCGACAAACTCACCGGCTATGTCAATGCGATAGAAAACGAACTGGAAATCGAAGCCGGAGATGAAGCTGCTTTAACCGAAAAAGGGCTGATTAAAATAATCGGCGAGGAAATCGATCAAGCGTATCTCGATAAACTGACATCGATTTCTGTCAACCCTGATCTGGCAAAGGAGACCGAAGTCAAAGTCATCTTCACCCCGCTTCACGGCACGGCAAACAAGTCTGTCAGACGGGGCCTGAAAGCTCTCGGGTATGAACATGTCACAGTCGTCCCCGAACAGGAGCTCCCTGACCCTGACTTTTCGACCGTATCTTCTCCGAATCCGGAAGAGCACGCCGCTTTTGAATATGCGATCAGACTAGGAGAAGAAAATGGAGCCGACATTCTGATCGGAACCGATCCAGACGCAGACCGGCTCGGCGTCGCTGTAAAGGATCAAGAAGGCCGCTACGTAGTGCTGACAGGAAATCAAACCGGCGCGCTGCTCCTGCATTATCTGCTGTCGCAAAAACAGCAGAAAGGCATGCTGCCTGATAACGGCGTCGTTCTGAAAACGATTGTGACGAGCGAAATGGGGCGCGACATCGCCGCTTCTTTCGGACTGGACACGATCGACACGCTGACCGGCTTTAAATTCATCGGAGAAAAAATCAAACAATTTGAAGCATCGGGCGAATATGCTTTCCAATTCGGTTATGAGGAAAGCTACGGCTACTTGATCGGCGACTTCGCAAGGGACAAGGATGCCGTCCAGGCCGCACTGCTTGCCGTTGAAGTATGCGCCTTCTATAAAAAGCAGGGAAAATCGCTTTATGACGGGCTCCTCGAATTGTATAAATCGTTCGGCTTCTATAGAGAAGGCTTGAAGTCCCTGACCTTAAAAGGAAAAGAGGGAGCGGAGCAAATCGCAGCCATCCTCAGCACATTCAGAGAACAGCCGCCTCTTTCCATCGCCGGAAAAGATGTCGTATCCGCCGAAGACTATTTGACAGGGAAGCGGACGCTGCTAAAGGAAAACAAAAGGGAAACGATCGACCTTCCGAAATCCAATGTTTTGAAATATTTCCTTGAAGACGGCTCATGGTTCTGCCTCCGTCCATCAGGAACAGAGCCTAAAGTGAAATTTTATTTCGCGGTCAAAGGCCGAACCAATGAAGAAAGCGAAGCGCTTCTCAATCAATTGACAGACGAAGTGATGAAAAAAATCGACGATATTGTAAAAGCGACCTCAAATTCGTAA
- the glpD gene encoding glycerol-3-phosphate dehydrogenase has product MESLFSSRKRDDILQNMTKQKYDVFIIGGGITGAGTALDAASRGMKTALCEMQDFAAGTSSRSTKLVHGGLRYLKQFEVKMVAEVGKERAIVYENGPHVTTPEWMLLPMHKGGTFGKFSTSIGLRVYDFLAGVKKAERRSMLTAEETLQKEPLVKKNGLKGGGYYVEYRTDDARLTIEVMKEAVKFGAEAVNYAKVSDFIYENGKVTGVVIEDVFTKKTYRVYAKKIVNAAGPWVDRLREKDHSKEGKHLQHTKGVHLVFDQSVFPLKQAVYFDTPDGRMVFAIPRDGKAYVGTTDTVYNENLEHPRMTTADRDYVINAINYMFPELGIKAEDVESSWAGLRPLIHEEGKDPSEISRKDEIWTSESGLITIAGGKLTGYRKMAEHIVDLVRDRLKEEGDRDFGPCRTKTMPISGGHIGGSKNLEAFIQAKAAEGIEAGLSEETAKQIAARYGSNADRLFDRIPSLKDEAAKRRIPVHVLAEMDYGIEEEMAAVPADFFVRRTGALFFDINWVRTYKESLTDYMSEKLNWDGETKARHVKALEGLLHDAVVPLESK; this is encoded by the coding sequence ATGGAATCATTATTTTCAAGCCGTAAACGGGACGACATTTTACAGAATATGACAAAGCAGAAGTATGACGTGTTTATTATCGGCGGAGGTATTACTGGGGCAGGGACGGCATTGGATGCCGCATCGCGCGGAATGAAAACGGCGCTTTGCGAAATGCAGGACTTTGCAGCCGGAACGTCAAGCCGTTCCACGAAACTTGTACACGGCGGGCTTCGCTATTTAAAGCAATTTGAAGTGAAAATGGTAGCCGAGGTCGGCAAAGAGCGGGCGATCGTCTATGAAAACGGGCCGCACGTTACAACGCCCGAATGGATGCTGCTTCCGATGCATAAGGGAGGGACTTTCGGCAAATTCAGCACTTCAATCGGACTGAGGGTGTACGACTTTTTGGCAGGCGTCAAAAAAGCTGAGCGGAGGAGCATGCTGACTGCCGAAGAAACGCTTCAAAAAGAGCCGCTCGTGAAAAAGAACGGCCTGAAGGGCGGCGGCTATTATGTCGAATACCGGACGGATGATGCCAGATTGACGATCGAAGTCATGAAAGAAGCCGTTAAATTCGGAGCCGAGGCCGTCAATTATGCAAAAGTAAGCGATTTTATATATGAAAACGGCAAGGTCACCGGCGTGGTCATTGAAGACGTCTTCACGAAAAAAACGTACCGCGTCTACGCGAAAAAAATTGTCAATGCCGCGGGGCCGTGGGTCGACCGTCTGCGGGAAAAAGACCATTCAAAAGAAGGCAAACACCTTCAGCATACAAAAGGCGTGCATCTTGTTTTTGATCAATCGGTCTTTCCTTTAAAACAAGCCGTTTATTTTGATACGCCTGACGGCCGCATGGTGTTCGCCATTCCGAGAGACGGAAAGGCATATGTCGGCACAACAGACACCGTCTACAACGAGAATTTGGAACACCCTCGAATGACGACAGCAGACAGGGATTATGTCATCAATGCAATCAACTATATGTTCCCTGAACTTGGAATCAAAGCCGAAGATGTCGAATCAAGCTGGGCTGGCCTCAGACCGCTGATTCATGAAGAAGGAAAAGACCCGTCCGAGATTTCCCGAAAAGATGAGATCTGGACTTCTGAATCCGGACTGATCACGATCGCCGGCGGAAAGCTGACAGGCTACAGAAAAATGGCTGAGCATATCGTCGATCTTGTCAGAGACCGATTAAAAGAAGAGGGCGACAGAGACTTCGGGCCTTGCAGAACAAAAACGATGCCGATTTCAGGCGGCCATATCGGCGGCTCCAAAAATCTGGAGGCTTTTATTCAAGCGAAAGCAGCCGAAGGGATTGAGGCCGGACTGTCCGAAGAGACGGCCAAACAAATCGCCGCACGATACGGTTCGAACGCAGACCGCCTGTTTGATCGTATTCCATCGCTGAAAGATGAAGCAGCAAAACGCCGCATCCCTGTCCATGTACTAGCAGAAATGGATTACGGGATCGAGGAAGAAATGGCAGCCGTCCCGGCAGACTTCTTCGTCCGCAGAACCGGTGCGCTGTTCTTTGACATCAATTGGGTCCGCACTTACAAAGAGAGCCTTACGGACTACATGAGCGAGAAGCTGAACTGGGATGGCGAAACGAAGGCCCGGCATGTCAAGGCATTGGAAGGACTACTACACGATGCTGTTGTCCCGCTGGAAAGCAAATGA
- a CDS encoding DUF6773 family protein yields the protein MKWIKIGDEYIEKKMTQFFSEAGTIVAAILCLDMIIRGFILGKPASEYIISAIGFAVYAGWILLRYLLSGFEYPEIAGQSAYRKKRKEIAALSLASGLIFAILTLLFTGIPEHPGSWVDFIGMVMLFAFLHFLINFISLRNSFRKNQDLLDD from the coding sequence ATGAAATGGATCAAAATCGGGGATGAATACATAGAAAAGAAAATGACGCAATTTTTCAGCGAAGCCGGTACGATTGTCGCTGCCATTTTATGTTTGGATATGATCATCCGCGGCTTTATTTTAGGAAAACCTGCATCCGAATACATCATCAGTGCCATCGGTTTTGCGGTCTATGCAGGCTGGATTTTGCTCCGCTATCTTTTGTCGGGATTTGAATATCCGGAGATCGCAGGCCAATCGGCGTATCGGAAAAAAAGAAAAGAAATCGCAGCCCTCAGCCTCGCTTCCGGCCTCATATTTGCTATTTTAACGCTTCTCTTTACCGGCATACCAGAGCATCCCGGCAGTTGGGTTGACTTTATTGGTATGGTGATGTTGTTTGCATTCCTTCATTTTCTGATCAACTTTATCTCGTTGCGCAATTCCTTTCGGAAAAATCAAGATCTATTAGATGATTAA
- the glpK gene encoding glycerol kinase GlpK, giving the protein MEKYILSLDQGTTSTRAIVFNKAGEIVHIAQKEFRQYFPNPGWVEHNANEIWGSVLSVIASALSESGIEAGQIAGIGITNQRETTVVWDKHTGKPVYNAIVWQSRQSAEICQELKEKGYEETIREKTGLLIDPYFSGTKVKWILDHVEGAREKAENGDLLFGTIDSWLIWKMSGGKAHVTDYSNASRTLMFNIYDLKWDDELLDILGVPKSMLPEVKPSSHVYAETVDYHFFGKNIPIAGAAGDQQAALFGQACFEEGMVKNTYGTGCFMLMNTGEKAIKSEHGLLTTIAWGIDGKVEYALEGSVFVAGSAIQWLRDGLRMFKDAKESEKYAVRAESADGVYVVPAFVGLGTPYWDSDVRGAVFGLTRGTTKEHFIRATLEALAYQTKDVLDAMKEDSGIPVKTLRVDGGAVKNNFLMDFQGDILDVPVERPEINETTALGSAYLAGLAVGFWSDRSEIKDQWQLDKRFEPKMEEKERESLYNGWKKAVNAARAFK; this is encoded by the coding sequence ATGGAAAAGTACATTTTGTCTCTTGATCAAGGCACCACAAGCACAAGGGCGATTGTTTTCAACAAAGCAGGCGAAATCGTCCATATTGCGCAAAAGGAATTCCGGCAATATTTTCCAAACCCTGGCTGGGTTGAACACAATGCAAACGAAATCTGGGGCTCTGTTCTGTCGGTGATCGCTTCAGCGCTTTCAGAATCGGGGATCGAAGCCGGACAAATTGCCGGAATCGGGATCACAAACCAGCGGGAAACGACCGTGGTTTGGGATAAACATACCGGCAAACCGGTCTACAACGCGATTGTGTGGCAGTCCCGCCAATCGGCTGAGATATGCCAGGAATTAAAAGAGAAAGGCTATGAAGAGACGATCAGAGAAAAAACAGGGCTTTTAATCGATCCTTATTTTTCAGGCACGAAAGTGAAATGGATCCTGGATCATGTGGAAGGGGCAAGGGAGAAAGCCGAAAACGGCGACCTTCTCTTCGGTACGATCGATTCTTGGCTGATCTGGAAAATGTCCGGCGGAAAAGCGCATGTGACAGATTATTCAAACGCCTCAAGAACATTGATGTTCAACATCTATGACCTAAAATGGGATGATGAACTTCTCGATATTCTCGGCGTGCCGAAATCGATGCTTCCGGAAGTCAAGCCTTCATCGCATGTATACGCTGAAACGGTCGATTATCATTTCTTCGGCAAAAACATTCCGATTGCAGGTGCAGCCGGCGACCAGCAGGCAGCATTGTTCGGGCAGGCTTGCTTTGAAGAAGGAATGGTTAAGAACACGTATGGAACAGGCTGCTTTATGCTGATGAACACCGGCGAGAAAGCGATTAAATCAGAGCACGGCCTGCTGACGACAATCGCTTGGGGCATCGACGGAAAGGTGGAATATGCGCTGGAAGGCAGCGTCTTCGTCGCGGGTTCCGCTATTCAATGGCTGCGTGATGGGCTGAGAATGTTTAAAGACGCCAAAGAAAGTGAAAAATACGCTGTAAGAGCAGAATCTGCCGATGGTGTTTATGTGGTCCCTGCATTTGTAGGTTTAGGCACGCCTTATTGGGACAGCGATGTCCGCGGCGCTGTATTCGGACTGACCCGGGGTACGACGAAAGAGCATTTTATCAGAGCAACGCTTGAAGCGCTTGCCTATCAAACGAAAGACGTGCTGGACGCAATGAAGGAAGACTCCGGGATCCCGGTTAAAACGCTGAGAGTCGACGGCGGAGCTGTCAAAAACAACTTCCTGATGGATTTTCAGGGCGACATTTTAGATGTCCCTGTAGAACGTCCTGAAATCAATGAAACAACAGCGCTTGGTTCAGCCTATTTAGCGGGCCTTGCTGTCGGCTTCTGGAGCGATCGTTCCGAGATCAAAGACCAGTGGCAGCTTGACAAACGTTTTGAACCGAAAATGGAAGAAAAAGAGCGTGAGAGCCTGTACAACGGGTGGAAGAAAGCTGTAAATGCAGCTAGGGCTTTTAAATAA
- a CDS encoding glycerol-3-phosphate responsive antiterminator, with protein sequence MSFHDQNILPAVRNMKQFDTFLDSPFSYGVLLDIHLGQLGGVISAARSHGKKMFVHVDLIQGIKHDEYGAEFICQEMKPAGILSTRSSVIAKAKQKKVYAIQRMFLIDTSAMKKSIELVKKHRPDYIEVLPGVVPELIREVKEITGIPIFAGGFIRTEKDVEQALAAGASAVTTSDTDLWKKYWN encoded by the coding sequence ATGAGTTTTCACGATCAAAATATTTTACCTGCGGTACGCAATATGAAGCAGTTCGATACATTCCTGGACAGCCCTTTTTCATACGGGGTGCTGCTTGACATCCATCTTGGACAGCTGGGAGGCGTGATCAGCGCGGCAAGATCCCATGGGAAAAAAATGTTTGTTCACGTCGATCTGATCCAAGGAATTAAGCATGATGAATACGGTGCGGAATTCATTTGCCAGGAAATGAAACCGGCGGGCATTCTTTCTACGAGATCAAGCGTTATCGCCAAAGCAAAGCAGAAGAAAGTGTATGCGATCCAGCGCATGTTTTTAATAGACACAAGCGCCATGAAGAAGAGCATTGAATTGGTGAAAAAGCACAGACCCGACTATATAGAAGTGCTTCCCGGAGTAGTGCCGGAATTGATCAGGGAAGTCAAAGAAATAACCGGCATTCCGATCTTTGCGGGCGGGTTTATCCGTACCGAAAAAGACGTCGAGCAGGCGCTTGCAGCAGGGGCGTCCGCAGTCACCACCTCAGACACTGATTTATGGAAAAAATACTGGAACTAA
- a CDS encoding MIP/aquaporin family protein, with product MTAFWGEVIGTMLLIVFGAGVCAGVNLKKSLSHQSGWIVIVFGWGLGVAMAVYAVGGISGAHLNPAVTLGLAFVGDFPWEEVPSYILGQMIGAFLGAVLVFLHYLPHWKETEDQGAKLGVFSTGPAIPNTFANLFSETLGTFILVLGLLTIGANKFTDGLNPLVVGFLIVAIGISLGGTTGYAINPARDLGPRIAHFVLPIAGKGSSNWKYAWIPVLGPALGGSFAGVFYNAVFKGHITNTFWIVSVILVVILLGFYIHMKKQAVDQSVNI from the coding sequence TTGACAGCATTTTGGGGGGAAGTTATCGGAACGATGCTGCTCATCGTCTTTGGAGCTGGAGTTTGTGCAGGAGTTAATTTGAAAAAATCGCTGTCCCATCAATCCGGATGGATTGTGATCGTCTTCGGCTGGGGGCTTGGCGTGGCCATGGCGGTATATGCCGTCGGCGGCATCAGCGGAGCGCATTTAAATCCGGCCGTTACATTGGGGCTGGCATTTGTCGGAGATTTTCCTTGGGAAGAAGTGCCTTCATATATTTTGGGACAGATGATCGGCGCATTTTTAGGAGCGGTGCTCGTTTTTCTTCACTACTTGCCGCACTGGAAAGAAACCGAGGATCAAGGCGCGAAGCTTGGAGTATTTTCGACAGGTCCGGCGATTCCAAATACATTTGCAAACCTGTTCAGTGAAACATTGGGGACTTTTATTCTCGTTCTCGGACTTTTAACGATCGGTGCAAACAAGTTTACTGACGGACTGAATCCTCTTGTTGTCGGATTTCTGATCGTGGCGATCGGTATCTCGCTCGGCGGAACAACAGGCTATGCGATTAACCCTGCCCGCGATCTGGGGCCGAGAATTGCCCATTTTGTCCTTCCGATTGCAGGCAAAGGGAGTTCAAACTGGAAGTACGCGTGGATCCCTGTTTTAGGACCGGCGCTTGGCGGTTCATTTGCAGGCGTTTTTTACAACGCCGTATTCAAAGGGCATATCACAAACACATTTTGGATTGTAAGCGTTATACTAGTTGTGATATTGTTAGGTTTCTATATTCATATGAAAAAACAAGCAGTTGATCAATCGGTCAACATTTAA
- a CDS encoding formate/nitrite transporter family protein, giving the protein MAFRKPDEIANAAIEAGMKKVQLPLPSLLVLGFLGGAFIALGYLLDIRVIGDLPKEWGSLSSLIGAAVFPVGLILVVLAGAELITGNMMSVAMALFSRKISLKQLAVNWGIVTIMNLIGALFVAYFFGHLVGLTETGPYLEKTIAVAQGKLDMSFGKVLISGIGCNWLVCLAVWLSFGAQDGAGKILGIWFPIMAFVAIGFQHVVANMFVIPAAIFAGSFTWGQFIGNIIPAFIGNVIGGAVFVGLIYFIAYPKKDRSRKEMKQVS; this is encoded by the coding sequence ATGGCTTTTCGAAAACCGGATGAAATAGCGAATGCAGCAATTGAAGCAGGGATGAAAAAAGTACAGCTCCCGCTGCCGTCTCTGCTTGTATTGGGGTTTTTAGGCGGCGCATTTATCGCGCTTGGTTATTTGCTTGATATCAGGGTAATCGGCGACCTGCCGAAAGAATGGGGAAGCCTGTCCAGCCTGATCGGAGCTGCCGTATTTCCTGTCGGTCTGATACTGGTGGTGCTCGCTGGCGCTGAATTGATCACAGGGAATATGATGTCCGTTGCGATGGCTTTATTTTCAAGAAAAATATCACTAAAACAATTGGCGGTTAACTGGGGAATCGTCACGATTATGAACTTAATCGGCGCACTGTTTGTTGCTTACTTTTTCGGACATTTGGTTGGATTGACTGAAACAGGCCCTTATTTAGAAAAAACGATCGCCGTTGCACAAGGAAAACTAGATATGAGCTTCGGCAAGGTTCTCATTTCCGGCATCGGCTGTAACTGGCTTGTATGTCTTGCGGTATGGCTTTCTTTCGGCGCACAAGACGGAGCAGGGAAAATCCTTGGCATCTGGTTCCCAATTATGGCGTTTGTGGCCATCGGATTTCAGCACGTTGTCGCCAACATGTTTGTGATTCCCGCAGCCATTTTTGCAGGCTCATTCACCTGGGGGCAGTTTATCGGAAACATCATTCCTGCTTTTATCGGCAATGTCATCGGCGGAGCGGTGTTTGTCGGTCTCATTTATTTTATTGCATATCCTAAGAAAGACCGCTCCAGAAAAGAAATGAAGCAGGTATCATGA
- a CDS encoding AEC family transporter: protein MEFLFVLLPVFGIFAIGFIGQKLLHFDIQNLSKMSLYLMSPFLAFDTFYENKLTMDYIYMSVYCLGLCLTLILFVYLISYVHGYSNQERCALVLSSAFMNNGNYGTPVVLLVYGTAGLDIAVVLMVLQQLVMSTIGMYYAAKGSPEAGGFKIVMTRVIRMPVAYGALLGICFQLGHISIPEQLMTGIKLVGDAAIPTIMIILGMQLAVISFQHIEYRKISYSLLLKLFVSPLIALGFALILPVDGLVKQIMVLAAAMPTAANTTLMAVQFETKPEIVSSATFISTMLSIATLPVVLWLLSLWG, encoded by the coding sequence ATGGAGTTTCTGTTTGTTTTACTGCCGGTTTTCGGGATATTTGCGATCGGGTTCATCGGACAAAAGCTGCTTCATTTTGATATTCAGAACCTATCGAAAATGTCCCTGTATTTAATGTCTCCGTTTTTAGCGTTTGATACGTTTTATGAGAACAAGCTGACGATGGATTATATTTATATGTCTGTCTATTGTCTCGGCCTCTGTTTAACTTTGATTCTATTTGTCTACCTCATTTCATATGTTCACGGATATTCCAATCAGGAGCGGTGCGCTCTCGTTTTATCATCCGCTTTCATGAATAACGGAAACTACGGAACTCCCGTCGTCCTGCTTGTCTACGGCACGGCCGGGCTTGATATCGCCGTTGTGCTGATGGTTCTTCAGCAGCTTGTCATGAGCACGATTGGCATGTATTACGCAGCGAAAGGAAGCCCAGAAGCGGGCGGATTTAAAATCGTGATGACGAGGGTTATCCGGATGCCGGTCGCATACGGTGCGCTGCTCGGCATATGCTTTCAGCTGGGGCATATTTCGATTCCCGAACAGTTAATGACAGGAATTAAATTGGTGGGAGATGCCGCGATTCCGACGATTATGATTATTCTCGGCATGCAGCTTGCGGTGATTTCCTTTCAACATATCGAATACCGGAAAATTTCTTACTCGCTTTTGCTGAAATTATTCGTGTCTCCGCTCATTGCCCTGGGGTTTGCGCTGATTCTTCCGGTCGACGGGCTGGTCAAACAGATCATGGTGTTGGCGGCGGCCATGCCGACGGCGGCGAACACGACTTTGATGGCCGTACAGTTTGAAACAAAGCCGGAAATCGTTTCAAGCGCGACTTTTATCAGTACAATGCTCAGCATCGCCACCCTTCCGGTGGTGCTGTGGCTGCTTTCATTATGGGGCTGA
- a CDS encoding quinone oxidoreductase family protein — protein MKAIIHEGIKGLSGLKYTDVSDKTPGPGEVKIRLKAAGLNHRDLFLFQSRKAGDAPFIPGSDGAGMIEETGEGVRDLAVHTEVIINPSIGWEYTDSVPQVPDILGGPSDGTFAEHVIVPAKHVLKKPAHLSWEEAGVLPLSALTAYRALFTKGHLEKGEHILIPGAGGGVATNALLMAKAAGARVIVTSRSEEKRKEALRYGADFAIDSRGLWKESLDGERVDLILDSIGPATFANYFDVIKPNGRIVIFGASSGESIQLPLRSLFFPQISIIGTSMGSLEEFRQMIDFIERHSLKPVIDQVFPLSEAVPAFKRMKDGEQFGNIALQIDG, from the coding sequence ATGAAAGCGATCATCCATGAAGGAATCAAGGGCCTTTCAGGGCTGAAATATACAGACGTTTCCGACAAAACGCCCGGCCCCGGTGAAGTCAAAATCAGGCTGAAAGCAGCCGGGCTGAACCACCGCGACTTGTTCCTTTTTCAGTCCAGAAAGGCAGGCGATGCCCCGTTTATTCCCGGATCCGACGGAGCAGGTATGATCGAAGAGACAGGTGAAGGCGTTCGGGACCTCGCCGTTCATACAGAGGTGATCATCAATCCGAGCATCGGCTGGGAATATACGGATTCCGTTCCGCAAGTGCCGGACATTCTCGGCGGCCCCTCTGACGGGACTTTCGCAGAGCATGTCATCGTCCCGGCGAAGCACGTGTTGAAAAAGCCGGCGCACCTTTCCTGGGAGGAAGCAGGCGTCCTGCCTTTATCCGCTCTGACCGCTTACAGGGCTTTATTTACGAAAGGACATTTAGAAAAAGGCGAACACATTCTCATACCGGGAGCCGGCGGAGGCGTCGCCACAAATGCGCTGCTCATGGCAAAGGCCGCGGGCGCGCGGGTGATTGTAACCTCCCGAAGCGAAGAAAAAAGAAAAGAAGCGCTCCGCTATGGGGCGGACTTCGCAATTGACAGCCGCGGCCTGTGGAAGGAAAGCTTGGATGGGGAACGGGTCGATTTAATTCTCGACAGCATCGGTCCCGCCACTTTTGCAAATTATTTCGATGTCATTAAACCGAACGGAAGGATCGTCATTTTCGGTGCCAGCTCTGGAGAAAGTATCCAGCTTCCGCTGCGCTCGCTCTTTTTCCCGCAGATCAGCATCATCGGCACTTCGATGGGCAGCCTCGAAGAATTTCGGCAAATGATTGATTTTATCGAACGCCATTCCCTTAAGCCGGTGATCGATCAAGTATTTCCTTTATCAGAAGCGGTTCCGGCCTTTAAACGGATGAAAGACGGGGAGCAGTTTGGAAATATCGCATTGCAAATAGACGGGTAA